The Polyangiaceae bacterium genome includes a region encoding these proteins:
- a CDS encoding AAA family ATPase translates to MLAAFDLGRRLHPTVTESQPRPSDAELLESCAKACRRLTGEVARVVVGQDQVVEAMLITLLARGHALLVGVPGLAKTLLVASVARALSLSFGRVQFTPDLLPADITGTDVLNEVEVGGAVRREVRFMAGPIFKHLVLADEINRTPPKTQAALLQAMQERNVTVGGTTHPLPDPFQVFATQNPIEQEGTYPLPEAQLDRFLLEVHVDYPSEVEEREIARRTTSGAMPEVEVVLGVEEIRALGALVPRIPVTDEAVDLAVRLARATRPDGPDAPEAVRSYVRFGAGPRGSQALVLAAKARAALRGEPAADVDDVVALTLPALRHRMVLSYRADADRVRDADVLAAVKKKLGI, encoded by the coding sequence ATGCTCGCCGCCTTCGACCTTGGCCGCCGGCTGCACCCGACAGTGACCGAATCCCAACCGCGCCCCTCCGACGCCGAGCTTCTCGAGAGCTGCGCCAAGGCGTGCCGGCGCCTGACCGGGGAGGTCGCTCGCGTGGTCGTCGGTCAGGACCAGGTCGTCGAGGCCATGCTCATCACCCTGCTCGCGCGGGGCCACGCGCTCCTGGTCGGCGTGCCCGGGTTGGCCAAGACCCTGCTCGTCGCCAGCGTCGCGCGGGCGCTCTCGCTGAGCTTCGGCCGCGTGCAGTTCACGCCCGATCTGTTGCCGGCGGACATCACCGGCACCGATGTCTTGAACGAGGTCGAGGTCGGCGGGGCGGTCCGGCGCGAGGTCCGCTTCATGGCCGGCCCGATCTTCAAGCACCTGGTCTTGGCGGACGAGATCAACCGCACGCCCCCCAAGACGCAGGCGGCGCTGCTCCAGGCGATGCAGGAGCGCAACGTGACCGTGGGTGGCACCACGCACCCGCTCCCCGATCCCTTCCAGGTGTTCGCGACACAGAACCCCATCGAGCAGGAGGGCACGTATCCGCTGCCCGAGGCGCAACTCGACCGCTTCCTGCTCGAGGTGCACGTGGACTACCCGAGCGAGGTCGAGGAGCGCGAGATCGCGCGGCGCACGACCTCCGGCGCCATGCCCGAGGTCGAGGTGGTGCTCGGCGTCGAGGAGATCCGCGCGCTCGGCGCTCTGGTTCCGCGCATCCCGGTCACGGACGAAGCCGTGGACCTGGCGGTTCGCCTCGCGCGGGCCACGCGCCCCGACGGACCGGACGCGCCGGAGGCGGTGCGCTCCTACGTGCGCTTCGGAGCGGGCCCGCGCGGCAGCCAGGCGCTCGTGCTCGCCGCCAAAGCCCGGGCGGCCCTCCGCGGCGAGCCGGCAGCGGACGTGGACGACGTCGTCGCGCTCACGCTCCCCGCGCTGCGCCACCGCATGGTGCTGTCGTATCGTGCCGACGCCGACCGGGTGCGGGACGCGGACGTGCTCGCCGCAGTGAAGAAGAAGCTGGGGATTTGA
- a CDS encoding flippase-like domain-containing protein, giving the protein MKGFLRKLVIAMLLGVAVYGVFVAWAGYRDIRASLQSFRWSAFALALGLASANYGLRFLKWEYYLARLEIRGIPKLDSLLVFLSGFVLTVTPGKVGEVFKSAVLAETHGVAAARTAPIVVAERLTDVIGVIALIVIGSLGFSGGLLWAGIGSAAVACGLVFVLWRAPGEALLAFLERRPGRLASAAPKLREAFDSLRIVASPGALLWPSFLSVLGWGGEGVALYLLVRGFGVDVPAPLAMFFYATATLAGAVIPVPGGLGVAEAMIQEQLVRLARVPHSAATSAMILIRFATLWWAVVVGFVALAVLRRRFPRLMRDGAEAAVSP; this is encoded by the coding sequence ATGAAGGGCTTCTTGCGAAAGCTGGTGATCGCGATGCTGCTCGGCGTCGCGGTCTACGGCGTGTTCGTGGCCTGGGCCGGCTATCGCGACATTCGCGCGTCGCTCCAGAGCTTCCGCTGGAGCGCGTTTGCGCTCGCGCTCGGGCTCGCTTCGGCCAACTACGGGCTCCGCTTCTTGAAGTGGGAGTACTACCTGGCCCGCCTCGAGATCCGCGGCATCCCCAAGCTCGACAGCCTGCTGGTGTTCCTCTCGGGGTTCGTGCTCACGGTGACGCCCGGCAAGGTCGGCGAGGTATTCAAGAGCGCGGTGCTGGCGGAGACCCACGGCGTCGCAGCGGCGCGCACGGCACCCATCGTGGTCGCGGAGCGCTTGACCGACGTGATCGGGGTGATCGCGCTGATCGTGATCGGCAGCCTGGGCTTCTCCGGCGGGCTCTTGTGGGCGGGTATCGGCTCGGCGGCGGTGGCGTGCGGCCTCGTGTTCGTGCTCTGGCGCGCGCCGGGTGAAGCGCTGCTCGCCTTCCTCGAGCGGCGACCGGGCCGCCTCGCGAGCGCCGCACCGAAGCTGCGGGAAGCGTTCGACAGCCTGCGCATCGTCGCGAGCCCCGGCGCGCTGCTCTGGCCGAGCTTCTTGTCGGTGCTCGGCTGGGGCGGTGAAGGCGTCGCCCTCTACCTACTGGTGCGCGGCTTCGGCGTGGACGTGCCGGCCCCGCTCGCGATGTTCTTCTACGCCACCGCAACGCTCGCCGGCGCGGTCATCCCGGTGCCCGGTGGGTTGGGCGTCGCCGAAGCCATGATCCAAGAGCAGCTGGTGCGGCTGGCGCGAGTGCCTCACAGCGCCGCGACCAGCGCCATGATCCTGATCCGCTTCGCGACGCTGTGGTGGGCGGTGGTCGTGGGCTTCGTGGCGCTGGCGGTCCTGCGCAGGCGCTT
- a CDS encoding enoyl-CoA hydratase/isomerase family protein — protein sequence MSNLVGYKTDHGVALLTLDDPPTNAYTHEMMKELDDAIVEARFDPDIHVIVLTGSGDRFFCSGADVDMLRETDSTFKYYLALHASETLRRLEETPKLCIAALNGHATGGGFELALACDIRIARQGPFKLSLPDVKLGSLPVTGGTQRLTRLVGGSRAMQILIEGEDFSLEQSLDWGLLHYLWETDGVESFQQRVRDYAHKFTPPEKASLAVGRIKRAVQAALDLPIEQGLALERELAAELCASEDAKEGLAAFSAKRQAVFRAR from the coding sequence ATGAGCAACCTGGTCGGCTACAAAACGGACCATGGCGTCGCGCTGCTCACGCTCGACGACCCACCCACCAACGCTTACACCCACGAGATGATGAAGGAGCTCGACGACGCGATCGTCGAGGCTCGCTTCGATCCCGACATCCACGTCATCGTGCTGACGGGCTCCGGGGACCGCTTCTTCTGCAGCGGCGCAGACGTCGACATGCTCCGGGAGACCGACTCGACCTTCAAGTATTACCTGGCCCTCCACGCGAGCGAGACGCTGCGACGCCTGGAGGAGACGCCCAAGCTGTGCATCGCGGCCTTGAACGGGCATGCGACCGGAGGAGGCTTCGAGCTCGCGCTGGCCTGCGACATTCGCATCGCTCGCCAGGGGCCGTTCAAGCTGAGCCTGCCCGACGTCAAGCTCGGCTCCCTGCCGGTGACGGGCGGCACCCAGCGACTCACCCGCTTGGTCGGCGGGTCGCGGGCGATGCAGATCCTGATCGAAGGCGAGGACTTCTCGCTCGAGCAGAGCCTCGACTGGGGGCTGCTCCACTACCTCTGGGAGACGGACGGCGTGGAGTCGTTCCAGCAGAGAGTCCGCGACTACGCGCACAAGTTCACGCCTCCCGAGAAGGCCTCGCTCGCCGTCGGCCGCATCAAACGCGCGGTGCAGGCCGCTCTGGATTTGCCCATCGAGCAAGGGCTCGCCCTCGAGCGCGAGCTCGCCGCCGAGCTGTGCGCGTCCGAGGACGCGAAGGAGGGGCTGGCGGCCTTCTCGGCCAAGCGACAGGCGGTCTTTCGCGCCAGGTAG
- a CDS encoding beta-ketoacyl synthase chain length factor has translation MANRAERVAVTGVGMVSALGSDARTTFARLCAGESGIAPVKAFDATGQRSTLAAEVPRFDDSFVPSGEEDLWSRSDRMAVAAAREALSHAGLSEAGAGLCLAVGGTTGGMLEAERLLVERSELLPERAVRRLLSYPLSTSLERLAESLGARGHSASVCSACSSGANAVLLGASWIESGRAARVLAGGTDALCRLTFSGFNALGVMSPEPCRPFDAERAGLTLGEGAAFLLLESEESARARGTPVLAWLDGWAVASEAHHITHPEPSGATASRLLTSALARAGLGPADLDYVNAHGTATLQNDAAEARALAGALGPELSRIRVSSSKGQVGHTLGAAGALEAGFAALAVAEGLAPPTGGLRTPDPSLGLRHVIGSAEALPIRAALSSSFGFGGTGTVLVFSEPQRARAPRSRRATPLSVLSVTTLSGGRALPDAEAARVTSLASTLEPLLEHLDPTRSRRFDRASALVTLGASAVVSRLGDAPGQVGLVTGSAYGNVERSVEFLRRVFERGPRFASPADFPHLVPSAPGGNAAIYLGLRGPVLAVADLATSAEAALCGALALLEDGQADAMVAGAAEAHDEVVERLLAPLYRDGLDGSVRRGEGASFVLVSRHGSPSDVRVRFWADAARPEELPPPSGARARVFSPAGEANAQFVGASSWRDVPAEAPSWPGVPAEARGGFGLARAVAALHAGEADETLWVSVGRLRAYAFVFARGAASP, from the coding sequence ATGGCGAACCGGGCCGAGCGCGTCGCGGTCACGGGCGTCGGGATGGTCTCCGCCCTGGGCAGCGACGCGCGCACGACGTTCGCGCGTCTGTGCGCTGGGGAGTCCGGGATCGCGCCGGTGAAGGCCTTCGACGCGACCGGACAACGCTCCACCCTGGCGGCAGAGGTGCCGCGCTTCGACGACAGCTTCGTCCCGAGTGGCGAGGAAGACCTCTGGTCGCGTAGCGACCGAATGGCGGTGGCGGCTGCGCGGGAGGCGCTGTCCCACGCAGGGCTGAGCGAAGCTGGTGCGGGGCTGTGTCTCGCCGTCGGTGGCACCACCGGTGGAATGCTGGAGGCCGAGCGTCTTCTGGTCGAGAGGTCGGAGCTCTTGCCCGAGCGAGCGGTGCGGCGCCTGTTGTCCTATCCGTTGTCGACCTCGCTCGAGCGTCTGGCGGAGAGCCTGGGCGCTCGTGGGCACTCGGCGTCGGTGTGCAGCGCCTGCTCGAGCGGCGCCAACGCCGTGCTCCTCGGCGCGAGCTGGATCGAGAGCGGCCGCGCAGCGCGGGTCTTGGCCGGAGGTACCGACGCCCTGTGTCGGCTGACCTTCAGCGGGTTCAACGCGCTCGGGGTGATGTCCCCCGAGCCGTGCCGGCCCTTCGACGCCGAGCGGGCCGGTCTCACGCTCGGCGAAGGTGCGGCGTTTCTGTTGCTCGAGTCCGAAGAGAGCGCGCGGGCCCGCGGCACACCCGTCCTGGCTTGGCTCGACGGCTGGGCCGTGGCCTCGGAGGCCCATCACATCACCCACCCCGAGCCATCCGGCGCCACGGCGTCCCGCCTGCTGACGAGCGCGCTCGCGCGGGCGGGCCTCGGGCCGGCGGACCTGGACTACGTCAACGCGCACGGAACGGCGACGCTTCAGAACGACGCCGCCGAGGCTCGGGCGTTGGCCGGCGCTCTCGGCCCCGAGCTCTCGCGGATCCGCGTCTCGTCGTCCAAGGGACAAGTGGGGCACACCCTGGGCGCTGCGGGTGCCCTCGAGGCGGGCTTCGCGGCGCTCGCCGTCGCAGAGGGGCTCGCGCCGCCGACGGGAGGGCTCCGCACCCCGGACCCCTCGCTCGGGCTCCGCCACGTGATCGGGAGCGCCGAGGCTCTGCCGATCCGCGCTGCGCTGTCGAGCTCGTTCGGCTTCGGCGGAACCGGGACCGTGCTCGTGTTCTCGGAGCCACAGCGGGCACGCGCTCCGCGATCTCGCCGCGCGACGCCGCTCTCGGTGCTGTCCGTGACCACGCTCTCGGGTGGACGAGCGCTGCCAGATGCCGAGGCCGCACGGGTCACGTCGCTCGCGAGCACGCTCGAGCCGCTGCTCGAGCACCTGGACCCAACGCGCTCGCGACGTTTCGATCGGGCATCGGCCCTGGTGACGCTCGGGGCCTCCGCCGTCGTCTCGCGCTTGGGAGACGCGCCCGGCCAGGTGGGCTTGGTCACCGGCTCGGCGTACGGCAACGTGGAGCGTTCAGTGGAGTTCTTGCGCCGGGTCTTCGAGCGTGGTCCACGCTTCGCGAGCCCCGCGGACTTCCCGCACCTGGTGCCCTCGGCGCCGGGTGGCAACGCGGCCATCTACCTGGGCCTGCGGGGGCCGGTGCTCGCCGTCGCGGATCTGGCGACCTCGGCCGAGGCCGCGCTGTGCGGCGCTCTCGCGTTGCTCGAGGACGGCCAGGCCGACGCGATGGTCGCAGGCGCGGCCGAAGCCCACGACGAGGTCGTCGAACGCCTGCTCGCGCCCCTGTACCGCGACGGCCTGGACGGCAGCGTGCGACGCGGTGAGGGCGCGAGCTTCGTGCTGGTGTCCCGCCACGGCTCCCCTTCGGACGTGCGCGTGCGCTTCTGGGCGGACGCGGCGCGACCAGAGGAGCTGCCGCCGCCGTCGGGCGCGCGAGCGCGGGTATTCAGCCCCGCGGGCGAGGCAAACGCTCAGTTCGTGGGGGCTTCGAGCTGGCGGGACGTCCCCGCGGAGGCGCCGAGCTGGCCGGGAGTCCCGGCCGAAGCGCGCGGCGGGTTCGGACTGGCCCGCGCGGTGGCCGCGCTTCATGCCGGCGAAGCGGACGAGACACTCTGGGTCTCGGTGGGGCGCCTTCGCGCCTACGCGTTCGTCTTCGCGCGAGGCGCGGCGAGCCCATGA